A section of the Arcobacter roscoffensis genome encodes:
- a CDS encoding restriction endonuclease subunit S: MKSNYKKLGEYIRSINNRNKELISEDLQGLSMSKEFRKSTSNIIGTDLKNYKLVYKHQFACDFMSIIRVHKFPVVLHVEIEPIIVSPAYTVFEVIDEEVLNPQYLMMWLRRTEYDRYADFRCDSAIRGGFKWEELCESEIPIPSIEKQREIVKEYHSITDRIKLNEQLNQKLEDTVQSIYTEWFVNFEFPDENGKPYKSSGGEMVFCDELDREIPKGWELLPLSDYCDINFSKRIFLSEYTTEGVPFYRSKEIILKKQGKSISNELYISRERYSEIISRFGAISKGDILLSAVGTIGVSYMVQEEEFYFKDGNLFWFRNFKDDSINSYLYEWMQNEEFKKAIDEITFGSTQKVITTTALYEVKVLLPSKKIREKFSNLSSTIRNNINMNNHLTFCLEELQETLLSKMATIEG, translated from the coding sequence ATGAAATCAAACTATAAAAAGCTTGGTGAGTATATTAGATCTATAAACAATAGAAATAAGGAGCTAATTTCTGAAGATTTACAAGGACTTAGTATGTCGAAAGAATTTAGAAAAAGTACTTCAAATATTATCGGTACAGATTTAAAAAATTATAAGTTGGTTTATAAGCATCAATTTGCTTGTGATTTTATGTCAATTATTCGTGTACACAAATTTCCTGTAGTTTTACATGTAGAGATAGAACCAATAATTGTTTCACCAGCATATACTGTCTTTGAAGTGATTGATGAAGAGGTACTCAACCCACAGTATTTGATGATGTGGCTTAGAAGAACTGAGTATGATAGATATGCAGACTTTAGGTGTGATAGTGCTATAAGAGGTGGTTTTAAATGGGAAGAATTATGTGAATCAGAAATTCCAATTCCATCAATAGAAAAACAAAGAGAGATAGTAAAAGAGTATCACTCTATTACAGATAGAATCAAACTAAATGAACAATTAAACCAAAAACTAGAAGATACAGTACAAAGTATATATACAGAGTGGTTTGTAAATTTTGAATTTCCAGATGAAAATGGTAAGCCATATAAATCTAGTGGTGGGGAAATGGTTTTTTGTGATGAATTGGATAGAGAGATTCCTAAGGGGTGGGAACTATTACCATTATCTGATTATTGTGATATTAATTTCAGTAAGAGAATCTTTCTTTCTGAATATACAACAGAGGGTGTACCTTTTTATCGAAGTAAAGAGATTATATTAAAAAAACAAGGCAAGTCAATTTCAAATGAACTGTATATATCAAGAGAAAGATATTCTGAAATAATAAGTAGATTTGGTGCTATTTCAAAAGGTGATATTTTATTGTCAGCTGTTGGCACTATTGGAGTTAGTTATATGGTTCAAGAAGAAGAGTTTTATTTTAAAGATGGGAATCTTTTCTGGTTCAGGAATTTTAAAGATGATAGCATAAATTCTTATCTATATGAATGGATGCAGAATGAAGAATTTAAAAAAGCTATAGATGAAATCACTTTTGGTTCAACTCAAAAGGTAATTACTACAACAGCGTTATATGAAGTAAAAGTACTATTACCTTCTAAAAAAATCAGAGAAAAGTTTAGCAATCTTAGTAGCACTATAAGAAACAATATTAATATGAATAACCATCTGACTTTTTGCCTTGAAGAATTACAAGAAACTTTACTTTCAAAAATGGCAACTATAGAGGGGTAA
- the kwaA gene encoding anti-phage protein KwaA: MNDNFRKINLYILSLGLLFAFFIIITIKFPDDCFNIKDLEDWKDILLSNIIPIICLVMLSYSLFAYKKFEFDLKGTTSIPFEVTKVESINYEHLTFLATYIIPLISFDFGSIRQMIVLGVLLIVMGVIYIKTDLFYANPSLALLGFFIYKANGSFKNGDRENIVIISREKIILGQKVSYIKLDDRIYYAKGAN, from the coding sequence ATGAATGATAATTTTAGAAAAATCAATTTATACATATTGTCACTAGGGCTTTTATTTGCATTTTTCATTATTATTACTATTAAATTTCCTGATGACTGTTTCAATATTAAAGATTTAGAAGATTGGAAAGATATTCTATTATCAAATATCATCCCAATCATTTGCCTAGTTATGCTTTCTTACAGTTTATTTGCATATAAAAAATTTGAATTTGATTTAAAAGGAACTACAAGTATTCCATTTGAAGTAACAAAAGTTGAAAGTATTAATTATGAACACTTAACTTTTTTAGCAACATATATTATTCCATTAATAAGTTTTGATTTCGGAAGTATAAGACAGATGATTGTTTTAGGGGTATTACTCATTGTAATGGGTGTGATATATATAAAAACAGATTTATTTTATGCAAATCCATCATTAGCATTACTAGGGTTTTTTATCTATAAAGCTAATGGTTCTTTTAAAAATGGAGATAGAGAAAATATAGTGATTATCAGTCGTGAAAAAATAATACTTGGGCAGAAAGTATCATATATAAAGCTTGATGATAGAATTTATTATGCAAAAGGAGCAAATTAG
- the kwaB gene encoding anti-phage protein KwaB produces the protein MNEQELKDEVQFFDDNFDEIGVSIYAMLKNESNPVKLDIEGEALVGLKTLFFDSVRKTVIDNEELSILNLSTSDERVDAVYLYDVDIPDELACVNNVITTDDLPLMNISDTSLLDVQALLIEIGNNESQMVLYKTMASINIYGRANFFLKKSETRLTQIDDEFLRVSPNFQLMKVNDNLFVLDLKSLEKNFGFHEVIKREATVGLTAIEEMLLVENTEVLHELIDDVKYARKFTKVAKSSPVIRANIPNQNIINFCKAFPRLVGKIRFNQGEDKILLDTKVSKDLFIKVLMDDFLTSELTKFHYESVAKDGVEENDGEEES, from the coding sequence GTGAATGAGCAAGAATTAAAGGATGAAGTGCAATTTTTTGATGATAATTTTGATGAAATAGGTGTTTCAATTTATGCAATGTTAAAAAATGAATCAAACCCCGTAAAACTTGATATAGAGGGGGAAGCTCTTGTAGGACTAAAAACATTATTTTTTGATAGTGTTAGAAAAACAGTTATTGATAATGAAGAACTTTCTATTTTAAATTTATCAACATCAGATGAAAGAGTTGATGCTGTTTATCTTTACGATGTAGATATTCCTGATGAATTAGCTTGTGTTAACAATGTTATAACTACAGATGATTTACCTTTAATGAATATATCCGATACAAGTTTATTAGATGTGCAAGCATTGCTAATAGAAATAGGAAACAATGAAAGTCAAATGGTCTTATATAAAACTATGGCTTCTATTAACATTTATGGTCGAGCTAACTTCTTTTTGAAAAAAAGTGAAACACGATTAACTCAAATTGATGATGAATTTTTAAGAGTAAGTCCAAACTTTCAATTAATGAAAGTTAATGACAATCTATTTGTACTTGACTTAAAAAGTCTTGAAAAAAACTTTGGCTTTCATGAAGTTATTAAAAGAGAAGCAACTGTAGGACTTACTGCAATTGAAGAGATGCTTTTAGTAGAGAACACTGAAGTTTTACATGAACTGATAGATGATGTAAAATATGCGAGGAAGTTTACAAAAGTAGCCAAATCATCTCCTGTAATCAGAGCAAACATTCCAAATCAAAATATAATAAACTTTTGTAAAGCTTTTCCTAGATTAGTTGGAAAGATTAGATTTAATCAAGGTGAAGATAAAATCTTACTAGATACAAAAGTCTCTAAAGACTTATTTATAAAAGTTTTAATGGATGATTTCTTAACATCTGAACTTACAAAGTTTCATTATGAAAGTGTTGCAAAAGATGGAGTAGAAGAAAACGATGGAGAAGAAGAGAGTTAA
- a CDS encoding type I restriction endonuclease subunit R, producing the protein MNKFTEEKLELAFIELLDKQDIKHQSGKDIQRDESEVLIKEDLKEYLSSRYKSDNITDSEITQIIRKLESYPVSDLYDTNKSIMKLVSDGFIFKREVTSKKDIHIQFINYDNVSKNNFKIVNQLEIVGYEKRIPDGILYINGIPLVVFEFKSAIREEATIHDAFIQLTTRYRRDIPELFKYNAFCIISDGVNNKAGSFFAPYEFFYSWRKITGNEIDVDGIASMHSMIQGMFDKERLVDIIHNFIYMPDKSKKEEKIVCRYPQYYATRKLYENIKLHQKPHGDGKGGTYFGATGCGKSFTMLYLTRMLMKSVDFSSPTIILITDRTDLDSQLSQQFGNAKGFVGDDGIVSVESREDLRERLKGRESGGVFLTTIHKFTEDLEILSERINIICISDEAHRSQINLDQKVKTTKDGVKKTYGFAKYLHDSLPNATYVGFTGTPIDATLDVFGDVVDSYTMTESVRDEITVRIVYEGRAAKVLLDNKKLDDIEKYYDECAKAGANEHQIEDSKKSMSSMSKILGDPDRIKALAKDFIEHYEKRVSEGATLKGKAMFVSSSRLIAYSFFKELIALRPDWNEKIVCDEGIELCEKEKKEILPLEKVKMIMTRNKDDEKELWDMLGTKDYRKTLDTQFKNEKSNFKIAIVVDMWLTGFDVPFLDTIYIDKPIQQHNLIQTISRVNRKFEGKEKGLVVDYIGIKTAMNKALKQFSQIDSKNFEDIKASIVVVKDQLDLLAKLFHKFDAEPYFKGSATEQLDCLNRASEYVQLTKELETRFMYIVKRLKSAYDICCGSEEFIQSEKDHIHFYLAIRSIVVKLTKGDAPDTTQMNAKVKEMITEALKSDGVEEIFKLGSEDEAQVDIFDEDYINKINKIKLPNTKIKLLQQLLSRALEDFKKVNKVKAVDFSKKFTALVDKYNERKEEDVLLSEVLEDFTDEIIDLYHDLQKEKESFGDMGIDFEEKAFYDILKAIAIKFDFSYPEDKLIELSKEVKKVVDDKTKYTDWNVRDDIKAELKVDLIMLLAKHGYPPITKDEVFKEIFEQAENFKKYKSS; encoded by the coding sequence ATGAATAAATTTACAGAAGAAAAACTAGAACTAGCATTTATAGAGTTACTTGATAAGCAAGATATAAAACATCAAAGTGGTAAAGATATCCAAAGAGATGAAAGTGAAGTCTTAATAAAAGAAGATTTAAAAGAGTATCTATCCTCAAGATATAAATCTGATAATATAACAGATAGTGAAATTACTCAAATTATCAGAAAACTAGAATCATACCCTGTAAGTGACCTTTACGATACAAACAAATCTATTATGAAGTTAGTATCAGATGGTTTTATCTTTAAAAGAGAAGTTACTTCTAAAAAAGATATTCATATCCAATTTATAAACTATGATAATGTATCTAAAAACAATTTTAAAATAGTAAATCAACTTGAAATAGTTGGCTACGAAAAAAGAATCCCTGATGGCATACTGTATATAAATGGTATACCATTAGTGGTGTTTGAATTTAAAAGTGCTATAAGAGAAGAAGCAACTATTCATGATGCTTTTATACAACTTACCACAAGATATAGAAGAGATATACCTGAACTTTTTAAATACAATGCTTTTTGTATCATAAGTGATGGAGTAAATAATAAAGCAGGTTCATTTTTTGCACCTTATGAGTTTTTCTACTCTTGGAGAAAAATTACAGGAAATGAAATTGATGTAGATGGTATTGCATCTATGCACTCTATGATTCAAGGGATGTTTGATAAAGAGAGATTAGTTGATATTATTCACAACTTTATCTATATGCCTGACAAATCTAAAAAAGAAGAAAAGATAGTATGTCGTTATCCTCAATACTATGCTACAAGAAAACTCTATGAAAATATAAAACTACATCAAAAACCACATGGTGATGGGAAAGGTGGTACATACTTTGGTGCTACTGGTTGTGGTAAAAGTTTTACTATGCTTTATTTAACTCGTATGCTTATGAAAAGTGTAGATTTCTCAAGTCCAACAATCATACTTATTACAGATAGAACAGATCTAGATTCACAATTAAGTCAACAATTTGGAAATGCAAAAGGTTTTGTAGGTGATGATGGAATAGTAAGTGTTGAAAGTAGAGAAGATTTAAGAGAAAGATTAAAAGGTAGAGAAAGTGGTGGTGTATTTTTAACTACTATACATAAGTTTACAGAAGACTTAGAAATCTTGAGTGAAAGAATAAATATCATCTGTATATCCGATGAAGCACATAGAAGTCAGATAAACTTAGACCAAAAAGTTAAGACTACAAAAGATGGTGTGAAAAAAACTTATGGTTTTGCAAAGTATCTGCATGACTCACTACCAAACGCTACTTATGTAGGTTTTACTGGTACACCTATTGATGCTACACTAGATGTATTTGGAGATGTAGTTGATAGCTATACAATGACAGAATCAGTTAGAGATGAAATTACTGTAAGAATAGTATATGAGGGAAGAGCAGCTAAAGTTCTACTTGATAATAAAAAACTAGATGATATAGAAAAATACTATGATGAATGTGCAAAAGCTGGAGCAAATGAACATCAAATAGAAGATAGTAAAAAATCAATGTCTAGTATGAGTAAAATACTTGGAGATCCTGATAGAATAAAAGCTTTAGCTAAAGACTTTATAGAACATTATGAAAAAAGAGTAAGTGAGGGAGCTACATTAAAAGGTAAAGCTATGTTTGTATCTAGTAGTAGACTAATAGCTTATTCATTTTTTAAAGAGTTAATAGCTTTAAGACCTGATTGGAATGAAAAAATAGTTTGTGATGAGGGTATTGAACTTTGTGAGAAAGAGAAAAAAGAGATACTTCCTCTTGAAAAAGTTAAGATGATAATGACTCGAAATAAAGATGATGAAAAAGAGTTGTGGGATATGCTTGGAACTAAAGATTATAGAAAAACTCTTGATACTCAATTTAAAAATGAAAAATCAAACTTTAAAATAGCAATAGTTGTTGATATGTGGCTAACTGGATTTGATGTTCCATTCTTAGATACTATCTATATTGATAAACCAATACAACAACACAATCTTATTCAAACTATCTCAAGAGTAAATAGAAAGTTTGAGGGAAAAGAAAAGGGTCTTGTAGTTGATTATATAGGTATTAAAACAGCCATGAATAAAGCTTTAAAACAATTTTCACAAATAGATAGTAAAAACTTTGAAGATATAAAAGCATCTATAGTGGTTGTAAAAGATCAATTAGATTTACTTGCTAAACTATTCCATAAGTTTGATGCAGAGCCTTATTTTAAAGGCAGTGCTACCGAACAATTAGATTGTTTAAATAGAGCTAGTGAATATGTACAACTTACAAAAGAGCTTGAAACTAGATTTATGTATATTGTTAAAAGACTAAAATCTGCTTATGATATCTGTTGTGGTAGTGAAGAGTTTATTCAAAGTGAAAAAGACCATATTCATTTTTATTTAGCAATTAGAAGTATAGTAGTAAAACTAACAAAAGGTGATGCACCTGACACAACACAAATGAATGCAAAAGTAAAAGAAATGATAACAGAAGCACTTAAAAGTGATGGTGTTGAAGAGATATTTAAACTAGGAAGTGAAGATGAAGCACAGGTTGATATTTTTGATGAAGATTATATCAATAAGATAAATAAAATTAAATTACCAAATACAAAGATAAAACTACTTCAACAGTTACTCTCACGTGCACTTGAAGACTTTAAAAAAGTAAACAAAGTAAAAGCAGTAGATTTTAGTAAGAAATTTACAGCACTTGTAGATAAATACAATGAAAGAAAAGAAGAAGATGTCCTTCTTAGTGAAGTCCTAGAGGACTTTACTGATGAGATTATTGACTTGTATCATGATCTACAGAAGGAAAAAGAGTCTTTTGGAGACATGGGTATAGACTTTGAAGAAAAAGCCTTTTATGACATCTTAAAAGCTATTGCTATTAAATTTGATTTTTCTTATCCCGAAGATAAACTAATTGAGCTTTCTAAGGAAGTAAAAAAAGTAGTAGATGATAAAACTAAATATACTGATTGGAATGTAAGGGATGATATTAAAGCTGAACTAAAAGTTGATCTCATTATGCTTTTAGCTAAACATGGATATCCCCCAATTACAAAAGATGAAGTATTTAAAGAGATATTTGAACAAGCAGAGAATTTTAAAAAATATAAAAGCAGCTAG
- a CDS encoding gamma-glutamylcyclotransferase family protein produces MKKQYIFVYGTLKKFFSNHHFIENEKYIDDAITIEKYAMYPVKGNAFPFVINSESINYIRGEVYEITSRDTLRQIDYLEGYPELYLKEVVKVKLLDETILDVLMYFKNESNHIDAIDKSKTSLDEWL; encoded by the coding sequence ATGAAAAAACAATACATCTTTGTATATGGAACACTAAAAAAGTTTTTTTCAAATCATCATTTTATTGAAAATGAAAAATATATTGATGATGCAATAACTATTGAAAAATATGCAATGTATCCAGTAAAAGGGAATGCTTTTCCTTTTGTAATTAATAGTGAATCAATTAACTATATAAGAGGTGAAGTCTATGAAATTACTTCTAGGGATACTTTGAGACAAATAGATTATTTAGAAGGTTATCCTGAACTATATTTAAAAGAAGTTGTAAAAGTAAAACTTTTAGATGAAACTATTTTAGATGTATTAATGTATTTTAAGAATGAATCAAATCATATTGATGCTATAGATAAGAGTAAAACTAGTTTAGATGAATGGTTATAG
- a CDS encoding helix-turn-helix domain-containing protein, translating to MIKNCEISKDDIKELYKKIGKNVKKIRKEKGISQLSLAIAIGHKSVGIISNCELCLQNKHFNIEHLIKIADVLDVNITDFFKDI from the coding sequence TTGATAAAAAACTGTGAAATTTCTAAAGATGACATAAAAGAGTTATATAAAAAAATAGGAAAAAATGTAAAAAAAATTAGAAAAGAAAAAGGTATAAGTCAATTAAGCTTAGCAATTGCGATTGGACATAAATCTGTTGGTATTATTTCTAATTGTGAATTATGCCTACAAAACAAACATTTTAATATTGAACATCTTATTAAGATAGCTGATGTATTAGATGTTAATATTACTGATTTTTTTAAAGATATATAG
- a CDS encoding GGDEF domain-containing protein has translation MNSNKKITLIIFSMVTLLTLIIVALVAIGSRESGYEGAKKRAYLTAEIVKNSLTSHMVNGNMHQRDVFLDSLERMVELNELWVTRSPKVTEQFGTEATNELPRDDIDKKVLRTGKEEVIIDESLQEASLRITIPYIASAMDKPNCLSCHNAKEGEVLGAISIKFDIHEDRLSNIAILLNIIAIVVLFLIFILIFISRKIKPYTTSFDSITKTLKKVHEGNYSVRAPEGILKEDKEAFMWLNEIIEKLETVLTGIERNLTAFVHNRSSNLNNDKLLTAKEIIEDISEIYNYKKTIETDLTKDDIYYRLIQVLSNKLKIKDFYIFENDIQKDERKIIYGPKDKKPCCNLKKDIKELCRAERTSNIICSENFPEICRVASCKSNKEYICIPFVINDQKSITIHILCEDEACIKHNKYQIGIIKKYLEETKPILESRMLMDVLRQRNLVDGLTGLYNRKYLDEFVEKTMPKELAQDTTYVVMFLDIDYFKMINDTYGHDAGDAILQKLSKTMQENITNDEFIIRFGGEEFLIIMRNPTEESAQELANRINQEFSKIVFTFNNESFSKTVSIGYSFFPRDTDQFWKCIKYADLCLYEAKETGRNKVIRFTKDILKNGEKSSY, from the coding sequence ATGAATTCAAACAAAAAGATAACTCTTATAATATTTTCAATGGTTACACTTTTAACACTTATTATTGTTGCACTTGTTGCCATAGGCTCAAGGGAAAGTGGATATGAGGGGGCTAAAAAAAGAGCTTATTTAACTGCTGAAATTGTTAAAAATAGTTTAACTTCCCATATGGTAAATGGAAATATGCATCAAAGAGATGTTTTTTTAGATAGCTTAGAAAGAATGGTAGAATTAAATGAATTATGGGTTACAAGATCTCCAAAAGTAACAGAACAGTTTGGCACAGAAGCAACTAATGAACTTCCAAGAGATGATATAGATAAAAAGGTTTTAAGAACAGGAAAAGAAGAAGTTATTATTGATGAAAGCTTACAAGAAGCATCACTTAGAATAACCATTCCATATATTGCATCCGCTATGGATAAACCAAACTGTTTAAGCTGTCACAATGCAAAAGAAGGAGAAGTTTTAGGAGCAATATCAATAAAGTTTGACATACATGAAGATAGACTATCAAATATTGCTATTCTTCTTAATATTATTGCTATAGTTGTATTATTTTTGATTTTTATTCTGATTTTTATTAGTAGAAAAATAAAACCTTATACTACTTCTTTTGATTCAATTACAAAGACTTTAAAAAAGGTACATGAAGGTAACTATTCAGTAAGAGCACCTGAGGGAATTCTAAAAGAAGATAAAGAGGCCTTTATGTGGCTAAATGAGATTATTGAAAAGTTAGAAACTGTACTAACAGGAATTGAGAGAAACTTAACTGCTTTTGTACATAATAGATCATCTAATTTAAATAATGACAAACTTCTTACAGCAAAAGAAATAATTGAAGATATTTCAGAAATTTACAACTATAAAAAGACAATTGAAACTGATTTAACAAAAGATGATATTTACTATAGATTAATTCAAGTTCTTTCAAATAAACTAAAAATCAAAGATTTTTATATCTTTGAAAATGACATACAAAAAGATGAAAGAAAAATAATATATGGCCCAAAAGATAAGAAACCTTGTTGTAATTTGAAAAAAGATATAAAAGAGTTATGTAGAGCAGAAAGAACTTCTAATATTATATGTTCAGAGAACTTTCCTGAGATATGTAGAGTTGCAAGTTGCAAAAGTAATAAAGAATATATATGTATACCTTTTGTAATAAATGATCAAAAATCTATTACTATTCATATTTTATGTGAGGATGAAGCTTGTATAAAACATAATAAATATCAAATTGGTATTATAAAAAAATATTTAGAAGAGACAAAACCTATCTTAGAAAGTAGAATGTTAATGGATGTTCTAAGACAAAGAAACTTAGTAGATGGATTAACTGGTCTTTATAATAGAAAATATCTTGATGAATTTGTAGAGAAAACAATGCCAAAAGAGTTAGCGCAAGATACTACTTATGTGGTAATGTTCTTAGATATTGATTACTTCAAAATGATTAATGACACTTATGGTCATGATGCAGGTGATGCAATCTTGCAAAAATTATCAAAGACTATGCAAGAAAATATTACAAATGATGAATTTATTATAAGATTTGGTGGTGAGGAGTTCTTAATTATTATGAGAAACCCTACAGAAGAGAGTGCTCAAGAATTAGCAAATAGAATTAATCAAGAGTTTTCTAAAATTGTATTTACTTTTAACAATGAATCTTTTAGTAAAACTGTAAGTATAGGATACTCTTTCTTCCCAAGAGATACAGATCAATTCTGGAAATGTATAAAATATGCTGACCTTTGTTTATATGAAGCAAAAGAAACAGGTAGAAATAAAGTAATTAGATTTACAAAAGATATACTAAAAAATGGTGAAAAAAGTAGTTATTAG
- the ypmT gene encoding protein YpmT — MCLIITLLFSALAYTFYQDENMQGFYINTSIAFFFAILLIRNILKTLKDKNIKSK; from the coding sequence ATGTGTTTAATAATCACGCTACTTTTTTCAGCCTTAGCATATACCTTCTATCAAGATGAAAATATGCAAGGCTTTTATATAAATACAAGTATTGCTTTTTTCTTTGCAATACTACTTATTAGAAATATTCTCAAAACATTAAAAGATAAAAACATCAAATCAAAATAA
- the hisA gene encoding 1-(5-phosphoribosyl)-5-[(5-phosphoribosylamino)methylideneamino]imidazole-4-carboxamide isomerase: protein MDILPAIDLKDGKAVRLSKGLMDSAKIYSDEPWQVAKRFEELGSKWVHVVDLNGAFAGEPANLEQIKKIKENCNLKIEVGGGIRDEETIKMYVELGIDRLILGSIAVKDPQFVKDMAAKYPIAVGIDAMNGMVAVEGWAEVSTMRATDLAKEFANAGVEAIICTDISKDGMLCGVNVEFTESIALASGVDTIASGGVKDINDITNCKANGNVAGVIVGKAFYEGTLDLEEGFKALEN from the coding sequence ATGGATATTTTACCAGCGATTGATTTAAAAGACGGGAAAGCTGTAAGATTAAGTAAAGGACTTATGGATAGTGCAAAAATCTATTCAGATGAGCCTTGGCAAGTTGCAAAAAGATTTGAAGAATTAGGTTCTAAATGGGTTCATGTAGTGGATTTAAATGGTGCATTTGCAGGAGAACCAGCAAATTTAGAGCAAATCAAAAAAATCAAAGAAAATTGTAATCTAAAAATCGAAGTTGGTGGTGGAATCAGAGATGAAGAGACTATCAAAATGTATGTTGAACTTGGAATTGACAGATTAATTTTAGGTTCAATTGCTGTAAAAGATCCACAATTTGTAAAAGATATGGCAGCAAAATATCCTATAGCTGTTGGTATTGATGCTATGAATGGAATGGTAGCTGTTGAAGGTTGGGCAGAAGTTTCAACTATGAGAGCAACTGATTTAGCAAAAGAGTTTGCAAATGCAGGTGTTGAAGCTATCATTTGTACTGACATTTCTAAAGATGGTATGCTTTGTGGAGTAAATGTCGAGTTTACTGAATCAATTGCATTAGCTTCAGGAGTTGATACTATTGCAAGTGGTGGAGTAAAAGACATCAATGATATCACAAACTGTAAAGCAAATGGAAATGTTGCAGGTGTAATTGTAGGAAAAGCATTCTATGAGGGAACACTTGACTTAGAAGAGGGATTTAAAGCCTTAGAAAACTAA
- a CDS encoding TIGR01777 family oxidoreductase codes for MKTIAITGSSGFVGTNLKRYFTDLGYKVLPIARGDLSNQQRLQEIINQSDIVINLAGANIINRWSESYKKLLYTSRIDTTKAIVEAINTVENKPSQLISTSAVGIYDNKQTYDENGTHTEDFLGKLAEDWEEEALKAKSEDTKVSIFRFGIVLGKDGGALEKMITPFKLGLGGVIGSGKQAFSFIHIEDLLNAYKFVIENNHEDVFNLTAPTPTTNRGLTLALGKTLKRPTILPVPEFVLNIIFSEGAKVLTDGQSAIPKNLMDLGFEFKYKTINETIDNLC; via the coding sequence ATGAAAACAATAGCAATTACAGGATCAAGTGGATTTGTAGGAACAAATCTTAAAAGATATTTTACAGACCTAGGTTATAAAGTATTGCCAATTGCAAGAGGTGACTTATCAAATCAACAAAGACTACAAGAGATTATAAATCAAAGTGATATAGTGATAAATCTTGCAGGTGCTAATATCATCAATAGATGGAGTGAAAGTTATAAAAAGCTACTTTACACAAGTAGAATTGATACAACAAAAGCAATAGTTGAAGCAATAAATACAGTTGAAAATAAACCTTCACAACTTATCTCAACTTCAGCTGTTGGAATTTATGATAATAAACAAACATATGATGAAAATGGTACACATACAGAAGATTTTTTAGGAAAATTAGCTGAGGATTGGGAAGAAGAAGCTTTAAAGGCAAAAAGTGAAGATACAAAAGTATCCATCTTTAGATTCGGTATAGTCTTAGGAAAAGATGGTGGTGCACTAGAAAAGATGATAACACCTTTTAAACTTGGTCTTGGTGGAGTTATTGGAAGTGGGAAACAAGCCTTTAGCTTTATTCACATTGAAGACTTATTAAATGCATATAAATTTGTAATTGAAAATAATCATGAAGATGTTTTCAATTTAACAGCCCCTACTCCAACAACAAATAGAGGTTTAACTCTTGCTTTAGGAAAAACACTAAAAAGACCTACTATACTTCCAGTACCTGAATTTGTTTTAAATATAATATTTAGTGAAGGGGCAAAGGTTCTAACAGATGGACAAAGTGCTATTCCTAAAAACCTTATGGATTTAGGTTTTGAATTTAAGTACAAAACTATTAATGAAACAATAGATAATTTATGCTAA